A genomic region of Conger conger chromosome 6, fConCon1.1, whole genome shotgun sequence contains the following coding sequences:
- the scpp1 gene encoding secretory calcium-binding phosphoprotein 1 translates to MNLDLSVSGFYSADDTGLITLCRERLLRCWIKRRHRKLIDRERMKATMVIVCLLGIAFANPIHQEDAVEGIVQEANTTQSSSAGLSAELESAEHKGSQENTSESKTSEESNTSEDKTSESRDTTDEDKTSEESESHSREKSDSNEDGDTRDDSRSSEEIVRKSWVGVFKINLKSEEDSSMSNSTSQEDSEEAADIDTSDPTSSTESHQSEGSRECGESDASPDCQHSDSEQSQSQSQSQSQSAECLETDSMDCSRSSEERSFEDDQTHDSVGDMLALDDEERELHMW, encoded by the exons ATGAACCTGGACTTGTCTGTTTCGGGATTTTACTCTGCAGACGACACGGGCTTGATTACTCTGTGCAGGGAACGGCTGCTCCGTTGTTGGATTAAGCGACGACATCGTAAACTCATCGACCGAGAGAG GATGAAGGCTACCATGGTGATTGTTTGCCTGCTGGGAATTGCTTTTGCTAACCCT ATACACCAGGAAGATGCTGTAGAAGGAATCGTCCAAGAGGCAAACACA ACCCAGAGCTCCTCAGCAGGGCTGTCTGCTGAACTTGAATCTGCAGAACATAAG GGCTCACAAGAAAATACTTCAGAAAGTAAG acatcagagGAAAGCAATACTTCAGAAGACAAG ACGTCTGAGTCCAGGGACACCACAGATGAGGACAAG ACTTCTGAAGAGAGTGAAAGCCATTCTCGTGAAAAG AGTGATTCTAACGAGGATGGAGACACCAGAGATGACAGCAGAAGCAGTGAGGAGATCGTGAGAAAG AGCTGGGTCGGGGTGTTCAAGATCAATCTGAAGAGCGAGGAAGACAGCAGCATGAGCAACAGCACCAGCCAGGAGGACTCAGAGGAGGCAGCCGACATAGACACCAGCGACCCGACCAGCAGCACGGAGAGCCACCAGAGCGAGGGCTCCAGGGAGTGCGGGGAGAGTGACGCCAGCCCGGACTGCCAGCACTCTGACAGCGaacagagccagagccagagccagagccagagccagtcCGCTGAGTGCCTGGAGACGGACAGCATGGACTGCAGCCGCAGCAGTGAAGAGCGCTCCTTCGAGGACGACCAAACCCACGACTCCGTCGGGGACATGCTGGCGCTAGACGACGAGGAGAGGGAGCTTCACATGTGGTGA